One genomic window of Roseobacter ponti includes the following:
- the hutU gene encoding urocanate hydratase: MNSSRHNLRDIYPPTGPEITAKSWLTEAPMRMLMNNLHPDVAENPHELVVYGGIGRAARTWEDFDTIVASLRELEEDQTLLVQSGKPVGVFRTHKDAPRVLIANSNLVPHWATWDHFNELDKRGLAMYGQMTAGSWIYIGTQGIVQGTYETFMEAGRQHYNGDLKGRWILTGGLGGMGGAQPLAAVMAGACCLAVECDETRADFRLRTRYVDEKTHDPDEALAMIDAWTKAGEAKSVALIGNAADVFPDFVARGIRPDIVTDQTSAHDPVHGYLPKGWSVADWRAKQETDPKAVEKAARASMKEQVAAMVEFWNAGVPTLDYGNNIRQVAREEGLENAFAFPGFVPAYIRPLFCRGVGPFRWCALSGDPEDIYKTDAKVKELIDDPHLHNWLDMARERISFQGLPARICWVGLGLRDKLGLAFNEMVRTGELSAPVVIGRDHLDSGSVASPNRETEAMKDGSDAVSDWPLLNAMLNVAGGATWVSLHHGGGVGMGFSQHSGMVICCDGTDDADRRIANVLWNDPATGVMRHADAGYDDALDCARDKGLNLPGILR, encoded by the coding sequence ATGAACAGTTCCAGACATAATCTGCGTGACATTTACCCGCCCACCGGTCCGGAGATCACCGCGAAAAGCTGGCTCACCGAGGCGCCGATGCGGATGCTGATGAACAACCTGCACCCGGATGTGGCAGAGAACCCGCATGAGCTGGTTGTTTATGGCGGCATCGGGCGCGCAGCGCGCACCTGGGAGGATTTCGACACGATCGTGGCCAGCCTGAGGGAACTCGAAGAGGATCAGACACTGCTGGTTCAGTCAGGCAAACCGGTGGGCGTTTTCCGCACCCACAAAGACGCGCCCCGCGTGCTGATTGCCAATTCCAATCTCGTGCCGCACTGGGCCACATGGGACCATTTCAACGAGCTCGATAAACGCGGGCTGGCGATGTATGGCCAGATGACCGCCGGATCCTGGATTTATATCGGCACCCAGGGGATCGTGCAGGGCACGTATGAGACCTTCATGGAAGCCGGACGCCAGCATTATAACGGCGACCTCAAAGGCCGCTGGATCCTGACCGGTGGACTCGGCGGCATGGGCGGCGCGCAGCCGCTGGCCGCCGTGATGGCGGGCGCCTGCTGTCTCGCGGTGGAATGCGACGAGACACGCGCCGATTTCCGGCTGCGCACCCGTTATGTCGATGAAAAAACGCATGACCCGGACGAAGCGCTGGCGATGATCGACGCCTGGACAAAAGCCGGTGAGGCGAAATCCGTGGCGCTGATCGGCAATGCGGCGGATGTTTTTCCTGATTTTGTCGCCCGCGGCATACGGCCCGACATCGTAACCGATCAGACCAGTGCGCATGATCCGGTACACGGCTACCTGCCAAAGGGCTGGAGCGTGGCCGACTGGCGCGCAAAACAGGAAACCGACCCCAAAGCCGTTGAGAAAGCCGCACGCGCCTCGATGAAAGAACAGGTCGCGGCGATGGTGGAATTCTGGAACGCCGGCGTGCCGACGCTGGATTACGGCAACAATATCCGCCAGGTGGCCCGGGAAGAAGGGCTTGAGAACGCCTTTGCCTTTCCGGGGTTTGTGCCGGCCTATATCCGCCCGCTTTTCTGTCGCGGGGTCGGGCCTTTTCGCTGGTGTGCGCTCTCGGGTGACCCGGAAGACATCTATAAAACAGACGCAAAGGTCAAAGAACTGATCGACGATCCGCATCTGCACAACTGGCTCGACATGGCGCGCGAGCGGATCTCGTTCCAGGGCTTGCCGGCGCGGATCTGCTGGGTGGGCCTGGGACTGCGCGATAAGCTTGGGCTTGCGTTCAACGAGATGGTGCGCACGGGCGAGCTTTCGGCCCCGGTGGTGATCGGGCGCGACCATCTCGACAGCGGCTCCGTGGCCTCGCCCAACCGTGAAACCGAAGCGATGAAAGACGGATCAGATGCGGTCAGCGACTGGCCGTTGCTGAACGCGATGCTGAACGTGGCCGGCGGGGCGACATGGGTCTCACTGCATCACGGCGGCGGTGTTGGCATGGGCTTTTCGCAGCATTCGGGCATGGTGATCTGCTGTGACGGGACCGACGACGCGGACCGGCGCATCGCCAATGTGCTCTGGAACGATCCGGCCACAGGGGTCATGCGGCACGCGGATGCGGGCTATGATGATGCACTGGACTGCGCGCGCGATAAGGGGCTCAACCTGCCGGGGATCCTGCGATGA
- the hutH gene encoding histidine ammonia-lyase has product MTVTLVPGETSLATLRDIWAGAKPVKLDASSHPGIETAARLVAKAAAGEGAVYGVNTGFGKLASVKIPREDTATLQRNLILSHCCGVGTALDEATTRLMMVLKLLSLGRGASGVRMQTVRLIEDMLARGVIPVVPSQGSVGASGDLAPLAHMAAVMTGHGDAMHDGQRMSGATALNAAGLTPLVPGPKEGLALINGTQFSTACALTGYWGAWDNAAAAVVTCALSTDAIMGSTAPLEDAIHTLRGHAGQIAVARAQRALMHGSEIRESHQTGDTRVQDPYCIRCQPQVTGAAMDLLSFAGRTLEIEANAVTDNPLVLTETGQIVSGGNFHAEPVGFAADQIAMAISEIGAIAQRRVALMVDPTLSFDLPPFLTPDPGLNSGLMIAEVTTAALMSENKHLANPCTTDSTPTSANQEDHVSMAAHAARRLQPMNANLNVILGVEAICAAQGIGFRAPLRTSQALQAVIDTLRTQVAEVRDDRYLAPDLEAAAAMIAHGTLTGACDLPASVRGGAG; this is encoded by the coding sequence GTGACCGTTACTCTTGTGCCCGGCGAAACCTCGCTCGCCACGCTGCGCGACATATGGGCCGGTGCAAAACCTGTAAAACTTGATGCATCATCCCATCCAGGCATCGAAACCGCCGCGCGGCTTGTGGCGAAGGCTGCTGCCGGAGAGGGCGCCGTCTACGGCGTGAACACAGGCTTTGGCAAACTGGCCAGCGTGAAGATCCCGCGCGAGGATACAGCGACCCTGCAGCGCAACCTGATCCTGTCGCATTGCTGCGGCGTGGGCACTGCTCTTGATGAGGCGACCACACGGCTGATGATGGTACTGAAACTGCTGTCGCTGGGGCGCGGGGCGTCAGGCGTCAGGATGCAGACCGTGCGACTGATCGAGGACATGCTGGCGCGGGGCGTTATCCCCGTTGTGCCGTCGCAGGGCTCGGTCGGTGCCTCGGGCGATCTGGCGCCACTGGCCCATATGGCTGCTGTAATGACAGGTCACGGCGACGCGATGCATGACGGGCAGCGCATGAGCGGGGCGACGGCGCTGAACGCGGCCGGGCTGACACCGCTGGTTCCGGGACCCAAAGAGGGTCTGGCGCTGATCAACGGCACCCAGTTCTCCACCGCCTGCGCGCTCACGGGTTACTGGGGCGCCTGGGACAATGCCGCAGCGGCCGTCGTGACCTGTGCGCTCTCTACGGATGCGATCATGGGGTCCACCGCGCCGCTGGAAGACGCGATCCACACGCTGCGCGGTCACGCGGGCCAGATTGCCGTGGCCCGGGCGCAGCGCGCGCTGATGCATGGCTCGGAAATCCGTGAAAGCCACCAGACCGGCGATACCCGTGTCCAGGATCCCTACTGCATCCGCTGTCAGCCCCAGGTGACCGGCGCGGCGATGGATCTGCTCTCCTTTGCCGGACGCACGCTGGAGATCGAAGCCAATGCCGTCACAGACAATCCGCTGGTGCTGACAGAGACAGGACAGATCGTCTCGGGCGGGAATTTCCATGCAGAACCCGTGGGGTTTGCCGCCGACCAGATTGCCATGGCGATCTCGGAGATCGGCGCGATTGCCCAGCGGCGTGTCGCGCTGATGGTGGATCCGACGCTCTCGTTCGATCTGCCGCCGTTCCTGACGCCGGATCCGGGGCTGAATTCCGGGCTGATGATTGCCGAAGTGACCACAGCGGCTCTGATGAGTGAGAACAAGCATCTGGCGAACCCCTGCACCACCGACAGCACACCCACCTCCGCCAATCAGGAGGATCACGTGAGCATGGCCGCCCATGCCGCGCGGCGCCTGCAGCCGATGAACGCCAACCTGAACGTGATCCTCGGCGTCGAAGCGATCTGTGCAGCCCAGGGCATCGGCTTTCGCGCGCCACTGCGCACCAGCCAGGCCCTTCAGGCGGTGATCGACACCCTCAGAACGCAGGTGGCCGAAGTGCGTGACGACCGTTATCTCGCCCCTGACCTTGAAGCTGCTGCCGCAATGATCGCGCACGGCACCCTGACCGGGGCCTGCGATCTGCCGGCATCTGTCCGGGGTGGCGCCGGATGA